In the Candidatus Delongbacteria bacterium genome, GCGCCAGGTGCGGTTGAGGTAATTGGACCCGCTGCGGCTGGACTGCAGGTGCCGCTCGGCGTTGAGGGTCAGGCCCCCCTCGAGGCCCAGGCGCGCGCCGGGCCGCCAAGAGTGGCTCCAGCGCAGCCGCAGGTCCCGGCGGGCCTGGTCCGTGTAGTCGGGATCCCGGCGGGCTGGGCCGACGAAGTCCGAGTCGCGGCGGCGCAATTCCACCACGACCAGGGCCAGCAGGCTGTCCCGGGCGGGCCGCCAGAGCAGACGGGTCTCAAGCCGGTTGAGCGCGATGCGGCTCAGCGTGCGACTCAGCCGGCCCACGTTGCCGTACTCGGCCTCCTGCGACTGGCGGCGCAGGGTGAAAGAGAGGGCCGCCTCCAGCGCGCCCAGCCGCTGGACAGGCTCGGCCCGCAGATCCAGGCCGCGGTCCAGGCTGGAGCCCATGCTGCCGCCCAGGCTGTCGGCGCTGTCCCGGGGCCGGCGATCCTGGCTCTCATTCCAGCCCGCCAGGTCCGCCGTGTAGCGCCCGCCCTTCCACAGACGGCCGCGGAAACGATTCTCCACCCGCACCTGCAGCGTCTTGCGGCGTTCGAGAGACTCCAGGCGCGGATCGGGAAAGGCGTCCTCGCGTTGCTGGCCGAGCTGCAGGCGCGCCTCGTCGCTCTGGTCCTCGGGACCCTGCCAGCGGGCCCGCAGGTCCGCCTCCGCCCGGGAATTGCGGCGCTGGCCGGGCCGCTCGGCCTGCCAGCTCCCGCGCCCCTCCAGCAGCCAGCCCGCCTCGCGGGTGCGGGCCAGGGCACCCGCCCGGAGGCGCGGACCGCTGTCGTAGCCGGTCTGGCGGCGATCCTGCATCCAGCCGCCCAGCAGCTCCAGGTCCAGCGGACCGGCCCAGCGCAGGCCGGCGTCCAGCGAGGAGCCCAGGGTCTCGCGCAGGGAGCGGCGCTCGTTGAACAAGGCTTGGCGGGCCGTCCAGCGCAGGCGCCAGGGTCCTTCCAGCCGGCGCGTGCCGTCCAGCTGGAGTTGCTCCAGCAGGCGGCGGCTGTCCCGGTTGTAGTCGCGGAATCCGGCGCGCCATTCGACGCGCAGTTCGAGGTTCAAGCTGTCGCGGGGATTCTCGAACACCTGGCGGGCCAGGAGGCGGGCGCTGTGGTCCTCCAGGCCGCGCTCGGCCTGCTGCTGCACTTCCAGGGACCAGGCTGCGGGGAGCAGCGCCAGCCACGCGCCCACCAGCAGCGGGGCGAGTCGCACGTCACACCTGGCCCGGCACGGGGGCGTCCGGACGCCCGACACGTTCCCCGGGCGTGATCTGGTTGACCAGCGCGCCACCGGACACCACCAGCTTGACGGCCTCCTCCACGCTCATTTCCAGCAGGATCACGTCGTCTTCGGGCACGTAGACCAGCATGCCGCTGGTGGGATTGGGCGTGGTGGGGATGAAGACGGAGAGCAGGCGGTTGTCCTGTTGCGGCCGCAGGCGCTCGCGGATCTCGCCGCCGGCGCGCCGCGTGAGGAAGCCGATGGACCAGATGCCCTGGCGCGGATACTGCACCAGCACGGCCTGGCGGAAGAGCTCGCTCTTGGAGGTGACAAAGGAGTCCATGATCTGGCGGACGGCGCGCACCAGTTTGCTGAGGAAGGGGATGCGCTCCACGAAGCGCTGGCCCACGAGGATCAGCTGGCGTCCCACGTAGATCTGCGTCAAGAAGCCCACCCCGAGGATCACCAGCACCAGCAGAATGAAGCCCAGGCCGGGGATGTAGGGCAGGCCCAGCTCCAGCAGGATGGACTGGATCATCCGCCCCAGCACGCGGTCCAGCCAGTTGAACACGCCCACCAGCACCATGACGGAGAGGCCCACCGGTGTGATGGTGATGACGCCCGTCATGAACAGGCGGCGCAAGCGCTTCATTCTTCCCCGCCTTCCCGCCGGGTCAGCGTGTCCTCGGGCAGCACCACGCGGTACAACTCCTCGCCAGGCCGCGCCATCCCCAGGCGGCGAGCCTCCTCCTCCAAGGTGAAGGAATCGTTGGTCTCCAGCCGGCGATTCCGGCCACGATACCAGCCGATCTGGGTCTGCAGATGCTGCGAGCGCTCAGCCAGCGAATCCAGGGTTCCGCGCAGCCGGGCAT is a window encoding:
- a CDS encoding DUF502 domain-containing protein, which produces MKRLRRLFMTGVITITPVGLSVMVLVGVFNWLDRVLGRMIQSILLELGLPYIPGLGFILLVLVILGVGFLTQIYVGRQLILVGQRFVERIPFLSKLVRAVRQIMDSFVTSKSELFRQAVLVQYPRQGIWSIGFLTRRAGGEIRERLRPQQDNRLLSVFIPTTPNPTSGMLVYVPEDDVILLEMSVEEAVKLVVSGGALVNQITPGERVGRPDAPVPGQV